A window from Camelus bactrianus isolate YW-2024 breed Bactrian camel chromosome 23, ASM4877302v1, whole genome shotgun sequence encodes these proteins:
- the GARIN4 gene encoding Golgi-associated RAB2 interactor protein 4, translating into MSREFLLPYYTAQSGSGVGMFNTAMGKLQRQLHKGEYDIFKYAPIFESDFIQITKRGEVIDVHNRVCMVTVGIASTSPILPLPDVMLLARPAAVCEEHAGRGQATKGKGRKAAKTLELTRLLPLKFMRISIHNREKQQLRLKFATGRSCYLQLCPPLDGREDLFAHWEKLIYLLRPPVDSNSSTCAIPAGDMICMPVFEEEDRRSPAASDFQGKGDQDQVSIRSLHVGSEVAAATSAAFAGGEGIQLDSLKLTTISYATTTNTKPTELGKESAARSMTEVAAASTAAGTLSMAGSTSPAPEQLGMATAATATKNPGGSKTKLATAGTDNISLRSMRWGVAGAVNNSGYNSSTSTSLSPEASMTVAGAKPSKTIRGTAHSEDQGPLISTLPQEGQVSEQDGRPQQVSQAHKGRRERRERREKERALRSFQHRRSGESRHRASGDKVIRKAASQSSARRRASRDNKKEKGRGSPEDSKRGTAHKGISHAPIAKESRTSHKSSRSLSTGSSGSDTKRLSRISSFLRSVRANLTTKAVIPPQDEDEDILAKAVGRTSMEVIVETAESGQELEIIDAVEAETMETVTFEAH; encoded by the coding sequence ATGAGCAGGGAGTTTCTGTTACCATATTACACGGCCCAGAGCGGCTCGGGAGTGGGCATGTTCAACACTGCCATGGGGAAACTGCAGCGGCAACTGCACAAGGGAGAATACGACATATTCAAGTACGCACCGATATTTGAGAGCGACTTTATCCAGATCACCAAAAGGGGAGAAGTGATCGATGTGCACAACCGTGTCTGCATGGTGACCGTGGGCATTGCATCCACCAGCCCCATCCTCCCGCTCCCAGATGTCATGCTGCTGGCCCGACCAGCCGCCGTCTGTGAAGAGCATGCTGGGCGGGGCCAGGCCACCAAGGGGAAAGGCCGCAAGGCTGCCAAGACCTTAGAGCTCACCAGGCTCCTTCCCTTGAAGTTCATGAGGATCTCCATTCACAACCGCGAGAAACAACAGCTGCGCCTTAAGTTCGCTACGGGCCGCTCCTGCTACCTGCAGTTGTGTCCCCCTCTGGATGGGCGGGAAGACCTCTTTGCCCATTGGGAAAAGCTGATTTACCTCCTGCGGCCACCAGTGGACAGTAACAGCAGCACCTGTGCCATTCCAGCAGGAGACATGATCTGCATGCCGGTGTTTGAGGAGGAGGACAGGAGGAGCCCAGCAGCGTCGGATTTCCAAGGAAAAGGGGATCAAGACCAGGTGAGCATCAGGAGCCTCCACGTGGGTTCCGAGGTGGCCGCGGCCACCTCTGCAGCTtttgctggaggggaggggatccAACTGGACTCCCTTAAACTCACTACCATTTCCTATGCAACCACCACAAACACAAAACCTACAGAGCTTGGCAAAGAGTCAGCAGCGAGATCAATGACAGAGGTGGCAGCGGCAAGCACTGCAGCAGGCACTTTGAGCATGGCAGGGTCCACATCTCCTGCCCCAGAACAGCTGGGCATGGCCacagcagccacagccaccaAGAATCCAGGAGGAAGCAAAACCAAGCTAGCCACTGCGGGCACTGACAACATATCCCTGAGGAGCATGAGATGGGGCGTGGCAGGTGCCGTGAACAATTCGGGGTATAATTCCAGCACATCCACCAGCCTCTCCCCTGAGGCCAGCATGACTGTGGCAGGAGCAAAACCCAGCAAGACCATCAGAGGAACAGCCCACAGCGAAGACCAGGGGCCCCTCATCTCCACCTTACCACAGGAAGGCCAAGTGAGCGAACAGGATGGGAGGCCACAGCAAGTGTCCCAGGCCCacaagggaagaagggagagaagggagcgACGGGAAAAGGAGAGAGCTCTCAGGAGCTTCCAGCACCGCAGGTCAGGGGAAAGCCGCCATAGGGCATCGGGGGACAAGGTAATCCGAAAAGCAGCCAGCCAGTCCTCAGCCCGCCGTAGAGCCTCAAGAGACAACAAAAAGGAGAAAGGCCGTGGCAGCCCGGAGGACAGCAAGCGGGGTACAGCGCACAAGGGCATCAGCCACGCTCCCATTGCCAAGGAGTCCAGGACCTCACACAAATCAAGTAGGAGCTTATCCACAGGGAGTTCAGGTTCTGACACCAAGAGACTCAGCAGGATCAGCTCTTTCTTGAGGAGCGTCAGAGCCAATCTTACTACAAAAGCAGTGATTCCACCGCAAGATGAAGATGAGGACATCCTGGCTAAGGCAGTGGGAAGGACCAGCATGGAAGTGATCGTGGAGACAGCAGAGAGTGGCCAGGAGCTGGAGATCATCGATGCTGTGGAGGCTGAGACCATGGAGACAGTGACCTTTGAAGCCCATTAA